Proteins co-encoded in one Candidatus Nitrosacidococcus tergens genomic window:
- a CDS encoding PD-(D/E)XK nuclease family protein, protein MNQITHLFQLFSALESGATLITVNNRLAREFNHRYGKTQEEKGNYVWETPQIMPWFSWLQSCYNQAALLGLTPILLNNVQEQSLWEQIIKESKYYQELLRVSATAKVAQSAWQLWHGWRLSINPLSHYDTEESKAFQEWSESFKCYCEKHNWLDSARLPDSVKTLFATNKITLPKKITFVGFDEYTPQQQEFFIALQNHGVTIEEFHHEAEYKTVQQLLPVTDPTEELTLAASWAKKQLEVDLTKRVGIITPELNTLRPKVIKVFDQVLHPKSTFSLWEKPSNNRAYNISLAPTLIAYPIIQTALLILKLASDKSLSVAEMTKLLLSPFLIGADQEYSSRALLDAKLRTNRETDINLDQALALSHAQSPLLSKKLRNFKHAIVKQPSEQPPSQWVHTFIQWLKSFGWLEGQPLNSEERQLLNSWHEALESFASLELIHRNINLKQSIQILRNLLSEKSFQPKTERNVPIQILGVLEAVETRFDACWILGLHDRVWPQVSNPNPLIPILLQRNKKLPHSSARRELEFTRRITQRLLHISPEVIVSYPQQHEDQKLRPSPLITHLPKTSKVDLNLRSPINYTYHVWLERPNLIKYSDKSVPLIQSSIKGGTSFLKSQALCPFQAFATYRLNARAIENPCSGLSAMEQGNLIHRVLHIFWQDTQDHATLIGYTEKELQDKVALAVREAIEQQKKQTSQVFTEKFSYVEQNRLVQLTLAWLEKDKARSPFRIIELEGEEKFHFNGLDFNIRVDRMDELDNSLFAIVDYKTGEPKVKHWFGDHPEEPQLPLYALAHKELISALLFAQIRPNEMKYLGATAEQEVISDTPFFKEVKYFFDLKEVKENGLETWEELLTYWQQNLETLTDKIKQGDSRVEPKNQDTCRYCFLSSFCRVKRK, encoded by the coding sequence ATGAACCAGATTACCCACCTTTTTCAGCTTTTTTCTGCTTTAGAATCAGGTGCAACCCTGATTACCGTAAATAATCGACTTGCTCGAGAATTTAATCATCGTTATGGAAAAACACAGGAAGAAAAAGGAAATTATGTTTGGGAAACACCTCAGATTATGCCTTGGTTTTCTTGGCTTCAGTCTTGTTACAATCAAGCTGCATTACTAGGGCTAACCCCTATTCTACTCAATAACGTACAAGAGCAAAGCCTATGGGAACAAATTATTAAGGAATCTAAATACTACCAAGAGTTACTTCGAGTTTCAGCCACTGCTAAAGTGGCACAATCTGCATGGCAGCTTTGGCATGGGTGGCGATTATCTATTAATCCTTTATCTCACTACGATACGGAGGAAAGTAAAGCTTTTCAAGAATGGTCAGAATCATTTAAATGCTATTGTGAAAAACATAATTGGCTGGATTCTGCAAGACTACCAGATAGCGTTAAGACTCTATTTGCCACGAATAAAATAACACTGCCTAAAAAAATCACTTTTGTAGGGTTTGATGAATATACTCCTCAACAACAGGAGTTTTTTATTGCCTTACAAAATCATGGCGTAACGATTGAAGAATTTCATCATGAGGCTGAATATAAAACAGTACAACAGCTTCTTCCAGTAACAGATCCTACTGAAGAACTGACCCTAGCTGCAAGCTGGGCGAAAAAACAGCTAGAAGTTGATCTAACCAAACGGGTTGGAATTATAACTCCTGAGTTAAATACCTTACGCCCTAAAGTAATAAAAGTTTTTGATCAAGTACTCCACCCAAAATCTACATTTTCTTTATGGGAAAAACCTAGTAATAATCGAGCTTACAATATCTCTTTGGCGCCTACTTTAATTGCCTATCCTATCATCCAAACAGCATTACTCATTCTTAAGCTAGCAAGTGATAAAAGTTTATCTGTAGCAGAAATGACAAAACTGCTCCTTTCTCCATTTCTGATAGGAGCAGATCAAGAGTATTCTAGTCGGGCTTTGTTAGATGCTAAGTTACGAACAAATCGAGAGACAGATATTAACTTGGATCAAGCCCTTGCATTAAGCCACGCTCAATCTCCTCTATTATCTAAAAAACTAAGGAATTTTAAACATGCAATAGTAAAACAACCTTCTGAACAACCCCCAAGTCAATGGGTACACACTTTTATTCAGTGGCTTAAGTCTTTTGGTTGGCTAGAAGGGCAACCTCTAAATAGTGAGGAGCGTCAATTATTAAATTCATGGCATGAAGCCCTAGAATCTTTTGCTAGCTTAGAGCTTATTCATAGGAATATAAATTTAAAGCAAAGTATTCAAATACTTAGAAATTTACTTTCAGAAAAATCATTTCAACCTAAAACAGAGCGAAATGTGCCTATTCAAATTCTAGGAGTTCTGGAAGCTGTAGAAACTCGTTTTGATGCTTGTTGGATCTTAGGACTTCACGATAGAGTATGGCCACAAGTATCTAATCCTAATCCACTGATCCCTATTTTATTACAGCGGAATAAAAAACTACCCCATAGCTCTGCAAGAAGAGAGCTGGAATTTACGCGCAGAATTACCCAGCGGTTATTGCACATTTCCCCCGAAGTAATTGTAAGTTATCCTCAGCAGCACGAAGATCAAAAACTAAGGCCTAGTCCCTTAATTACTCATTTGCCAAAAACTTCTAAAGTAGACTTAAATCTAAGATCACCTATCAATTATACTTATCATGTTTGGTTGGAACGACCCAATTTAATTAAGTACTCCGATAAGAGTGTTCCTCTAATTCAATCTTCAATAAAAGGAGGCACAAGTTTCTTAAAATCCCAAGCTCTATGCCCATTTCAAGCTTTTGCTACCTATCGTTTAAATGCTCGAGCTATTGAAAATCCTTGTTCTGGACTCTCTGCTATGGAGCAAGGAAATCTTATTCATAGAGTACTACATATTTTTTGGCAAGATACCCAAGATCATGCCACCCTTATAGGCTATACAGAAAAAGAGTTACAAGACAAGGTAGCTCTAGCAGTAAGAGAAGCTATTGAGCAGCAGAAAAAACAAACTTCACAGGTATTTACTGAAAAATTTAGCTATGTTGAACAAAATCGTTTAGTACAACTTACCCTTGCCTGGTTAGAAAAAGATAAAGCACGCTCTCCGTTTAGAATTATTGAACTTGAAGGTGAGGAAAAATTTCATTTTAATGGTCTAGATTTTAATATTCGAGTCGATCGGATGGATGAATTGGATAATAGCTTATTTGCGATTGTGGACTATAAAACAGGTGAACCTAAAGTAAAACATTGGTTTGGAGATCATCCAGAAGAGCCTCAACTTCCCTTATATGCCCTTGCTCATAAAGAATTGATTAGTGCACTTTTATTTGCCCAAATTCGCCCCAACGAAATGAAATATTTAGGCGCTACTGCAGAACAAGAAGTAATTTCAGATACTCCTTTTTTTAAAGAGGTTAAATATTTTTTTGATCTTAAAGAAGTAAAAGAAAATGGCTTAGAAACCTGGGAGGAATTATTAACCTATTGGCAACAAAACTTAGAAACGCTCACCGATAAGATAAAACAAGGCGACAGTAGGGTAGAGCCAAAAAACCAGGATACCTGTCGCTATTGTTTCCTATCGAGTTTTTGTCGTGTCAAAAGAAAATAA
- a CDS encoding EF-hand domain-containing protein: MTNLFAYRTVFIFLFTLSWLFPQMSYSVEPIMPRADLQQAQSWGNRQPTFSELDKNGDNLISREEAKQWDSLNKNFASVDQDQNSKIDQSEFSDFETKKIKESIKDFIKN; this comes from the coding sequence ATGACAAATCTATTTGCATATAGAACAGTATTTATATTTTTATTTACTCTATCATGGCTATTCCCGCAAATGAGTTATTCAGTAGAACCCATTATGCCTAGAGCTGATTTACAGCAAGCACAATCTTGGGGCAATCGCCAACCTACCTTTTCAGAACTAGATAAAAATGGAGATAATCTGATTAGCAGAGAAGAGGCAAAACAATGGGATTCTCTGAATAAAAATTTTGCTTCAGTAGATCAAGATCAAAACAGTAAAATAGATCAAAGTGAATTTAGTGATTTTGAAACGAAGAAAATAAAAGAATCTATTAAAGATTTTATAAAAAATTAA